From a single Calditerricola satsumensis genomic region:
- a CDS encoding transposase — MAHDQITVDAQLLHQLFLRDTKDDALAKLLESVLNQILQAQATEQLRAEPYERT; from the coding sequence ATGGCTCACGATCAGATTACCGTAGATGCACAGCTTTTGCATCAACTTTTTCTCCGCGACACGAAAGACGATGCGCTCGCCAAGCTCCTGGAGTCCGTTCTGAATCAAATTTTGCAAGCTCAGGCCACGGAGCAGCTGCGTGCAGAGCCCTATGAACGGAC
- a CDS encoding cation:proton antiporter regulatory subunit, giving the protein MTNIRESDLPGIGRKFQIDTRSGDKLVIIIHDDGRRELYHFDPDDPDSSISMVTLDDDEARQVAGIIGGLTYRPKALESVEVALNDLVIEWYKVEPNSKCVGRTIGELQIRKRTGATVIAVIDKDQKQTVNPGPDYVLKAETILVVMGERQQIKAFKQLVSNGSE; this is encoded by the coding sequence ATGACCAACATTCGCGAGTCGGATCTCCCGGGGATTGGACGGAAATTCCAGATCGACACCCGCAGCGGGGATAAGCTGGTCATCATCATTCATGATGACGGCAGGCGCGAACTTTACCACTTCGACCCCGACGATCCGGACAGCAGCATTTCCATGGTCACCCTGGATGACGACGAGGCGCGACAAGTGGCCGGCATCATCGGCGGCCTGACCTATAGACCCAAGGCCTTGGAATCCGTCGAGGTGGCCCTCAACGACCTGGTCATTGAGTGGTACAAGGTGGAACCCAACTCCAAGTGCGTAGGCCGAACGATCGGCGAACTCCAGATCCGGAAACGGACGGGGGCCACGGTCATCGCGGTCATCGATAAGGATCAGAAGCAAACGGTGAACCCCGGGCCGGACTACGTGCTGAAGGCCGAAACCATTTTGGTTGTGATGGGCGAGCGCCAACAAATCAAAGCGTTCAAGCAACTCGTATCCAACGGGAGCGAATAA
- a CDS encoding cation:proton antiporter: MEHIVFEVGLALTLMAVAGLISIRLRFSIIPFLILIGMTVGPHAPQLGMVDLRFIQSAPLIEFMGRLGVLFLLFYVGLEFSVSRLIRAGRSIAIGGTIHVGLNFVLGLLFGWMMGWPLKEILVVAGIVTVSSSAIVAKVLVDLKRTANPETEMILGIIMFDDVFLAVYLTILSGLLFSGATSVGGVILSGGIALGFMLAILALGRVAVPWLNRVLNIGSTEVFLLVVFAALFLISGFGETLHVAEAIGALLVGLVLGETEHRKRIEHLILPLREVFGAMFFFSFGLSIDPRTLGGAVWPALGAVLLTLVGNFTAGMLAGRSAGLSPKAAANIGLTIVARGEFSIIMANLGKSAGLLSILQPFAALYVLILAVVGPLLAKESKAIFTTLNKVFKWQSPRETKASTAPHGKKEHG, from the coding sequence ATGGAACACATCGTTTTCGAGGTTGGCCTCGCCCTTACCCTCATGGCGGTTGCGGGGTTAATCTCCATCCGCCTTCGCTTCTCGATTATCCCGTTCCTGATTCTGATTGGAATGACCGTCGGGCCCCATGCTCCCCAGCTCGGCATGGTGGATTTGCGCTTCATCCAAAGCGCCCCCCTGATCGAGTTCATGGGGCGGCTGGGGGTCCTCTTCCTGCTCTTCTACGTGGGCTTGGAATTCTCCGTGAGCCGACTAATCAGGGCGGGGCGGTCCATCGCCATTGGCGGTACCATCCATGTCGGGCTGAACTTCGTTCTCGGATTATTGTTCGGCTGGATGATGGGATGGCCGCTCAAGGAGATCTTGGTGGTGGCCGGTATTGTAACGGTTTCATCCAGCGCCATTGTGGCCAAGGTGCTGGTCGACCTCAAACGCACGGCAAACCCGGAAACCGAGATGATTCTCGGTATTATCATGTTCGACGACGTCTTCCTGGCCGTCTATCTCACGATCCTGTCGGGTCTCCTCTTTAGCGGCGCCACCTCGGTGGGCGGTGTTATCCTTTCGGGAGGCATCGCACTGGGCTTCATGCTGGCCATCCTGGCTCTCGGACGGGTGGCCGTCCCCTGGCTGAATCGGGTCCTGAACATCGGTTCAACGGAAGTCTTTTTGCTGGTTGTATTTGCGGCCCTCTTTTTGATCAGCGGATTCGGTGAAACCCTCCACGTCGCTGAGGCCATTGGGGCTCTGCTCGTGGGTTTGGTGCTCGGGGAAACCGAACATCGCAAGCGCATCGAGCACCTTATATTGCCGCTAAGAGAAGTATTTGGAGCAATGTTCTTCTTTAGCTTTGGTTTATCCATTGACCCGAGGACGCTAGGCGGGGCAGTCTGGCCCGCGCTCGGCGCCGTGCTGCTCACGTTGGTCGGCAACTTCACTGCGGGGATGCTGGCCGGTCGTAGTGCCGGTCTTTCACCGAAGGCCGCTGCCAACATCGGGCTCACGATCGTCGCCCGCGGTGAATTCTCCATCATCATGGCAAACCTCGGGAAGTCGGCCGGTCTCTTGTCCATCCTCCAACCCTTTGCTGCCCTCTATGTCCTCATCCTCGCCGTCGTCGGACCGCTCCTCGCCAAGGAGTCGAAGGCCATCTTCACCACCCTAAACAAGGTATTCAAGTGGCAATCACCGAGGGAGACAAAAGCGTCAACTGCACCACACGGGAAAAAAGAGCACGGTTAA